In Candidatus Leptovillus gracilis, one DNA window encodes the following:
- a CDS encoding ATP-binding protein yields MSLFKTFKGRLRELHLLDALWAAPDATLLILYGRRRVGKTRLITQWVQQRQQRALYWVAEPSSSLDQLRSFSQTIYNFANPQAPAPPDFTYTTWQQAWQQVANLAQTERLALFVDEFTYVLEIDPAAAGVLQNMWDHVLKQSNLFLTLCGSHLGMMQRHMLSYQAPLYGRATRQLHLQPIPFGYTQDFFPAYQADERVAIYAMLGGIPAYWERINPEQSISENIRQQLLTPDNLMQAEPRLLLQDFIQEPHNYVSILRAIARGDRTQKEIGARTGLAQGHVSKYLSVLRDAGFIERRVPVTAGESSRLGRYHIVDPYLRFYYRFLATRQAQLALGEGDLALAEIKRHLLDFIATHTWEELCREWTLRASARGALGAALVDQVGSAWTSQAQVDVVGVNTMEKILVLGECKWQSKAAGREVLTNLISKTGQFVPAAGQWRVLYLGFSRLGWSEAARAFAADGGEWAASATANWRPIGLKLLDLAQVDGDLYGWAHEA; encoded by the coding sequence ATGTCTTTGTTCAAAACCTTCAAAGGTCGCTTGCGCGAACTCCACCTGCTCGACGCTCTGTGGGCCGCGCCGGACGCCACCCTGCTCATTCTCTACGGCCGTCGCCGTGTGGGCAAAACCCGCCTGATCACCCAATGGGTGCAGCAAAGACAGCAGCGGGCGCTCTATTGGGTGGCTGAGCCATCCTCCAGTCTGGACCAACTACGCTCCTTCTCCCAGACCATCTACAACTTCGCCAATCCCCAGGCCCCGGCGCCGCCGGATTTTACCTACACCACCTGGCAGCAGGCATGGCAGCAAGTAGCCAATCTGGCCCAAACCGAACGACTGGCGCTGTTTGTGGATGAGTTCACCTATGTGTTGGAAATTGACCCCGCGGCCGCCGGCGTGCTGCAAAACATGTGGGACCATGTTCTCAAGCAGAGCAACCTATTCCTGACCTTATGCGGCTCCCACCTGGGCATGATGCAGCGCCATATGCTGTCCTATCAAGCGCCGTTATACGGCCGTGCCACCCGGCAGCTGCACTTGCAACCCATCCCCTTTGGCTATACCCAGGATTTCTTCCCCGCCTACCAGGCCGATGAGCGGGTAGCGATTTACGCCATGTTGGGCGGCATCCCGGCCTATTGGGAGCGGATCAACCCGGAACAGAGCATCTCGGAGAACATACGGCAGCAATTGTTGACCCCCGATAACTTGATGCAGGCCGAGCCGCGCCTGCTGCTGCAAGATTTCATCCAGGAGCCGCACAATTACGTCAGTATTCTGCGGGCGATTGCCCGCGGCGACCGCACGCAAAAAGAGATTGGCGCGCGCACAGGGTTGGCGCAAGGCCACGTCTCCAAGTATCTCAGCGTCCTGCGTGACGCCGGTTTTATCGAACGGCGCGTGCCGGTGACGGCCGGTGAAAGCTCCCGGCTCGGCCGGTATCACATCGTGGACCCCTATCTGCGCTTCTATTACCGGTTTCTGGCGACGCGGCAGGCGCAGTTGGCGTTGGGGGAGGGGGATCTGGCGTTGGCGGAGATCAAGCGGCATCTCCTGGATTTCATCGCCACCCATACGTGGGAAGAGTTGTGTCGCGAGTGGACGCTGCGGGCCAGCGCGCGCGGGGCTTTAGGGGCGGCGTTGGTGGACCAGGTGGGCAGCGCATGGACGAGCCAGGCGCAGGTGGACGTGGTGGGGGTGAACACGATGGAAAAGATACTGGTGCTGGGAGAATGCAAATGGCAAAGCAAAGCGGCGGGGCGGGAGGTATTGACGAACCTGATCAGCAAGACCGGACAGTTTGTCCCGGCAGCGGGTCAGTGGCGGGTGTTATACCTGGGGTTTTCGCGGCTGGGCTGGAGCGAGGCGGCGCGCGCCTTTGCCGCTGACGGTGGCGAATGGGCAGCGTCGGCGACGGCCAATTGGCGCCCCATCGGCCTGAAGCTGCTGGATTTAGCGCAGGTGGATGGTGATTTGTACGGTTGGGCGCATGAGGCGTAA